TAGGCTGTTAGCAATATGACATATGATACATAATTGAGAACATCACTCTTCATTTAACCAGTCTGGTGTTATGACATTAAATTTTTTGAACAGGAATATGATACCTAGTAACACCATTATTAAAATGGTTATTCCATACTGTAGCGTTGTATAGCCAAATGCTGGGCCTGCATCTATTATGCCCATAATTATAGTGCTTATCATTCCAAACGCTGTTATAGGGGCAATTATTCTTATCATCCAGTCTGCTATACTTGTAACTTTTTGTTTCCACCATTTTATAGTTGCGGTTATGGAGTCCATTCCAAATTCTGCAAGTAAAAAGGCTCCAGCGGTAGTTAACACTAATCCAAAGAATGATTGTACACTTGCTGAAGTTAATTCAAGAAGTTGAACAACTATTTCAGCCATTGTAGCGATAGCTATCGCAAACCATGGTGATTTAAACTTTTCACTGGTCCATGCAAATATACTAGGCAACAATCCTTCCCTTCCGGCGGCATACCATACTCTAGTCAAAATAAACTCTGTTAACCATAATGATGAGGCGGTAGAAGTAATGATAGCTACATCAATTAGCCATGTATACTGCGGTATGACATAAGAAGCCCACGTAGCTAATGGGTCCACAGACATTGATAATTTCGTTATTGGTGTTTCAATAGTGATTATTGGCATCGCAATCATATAAATAACAAATACGGAAATTAAACCAATGATCCCGGATAAGCCGGGCCAGTGTTTAGGCTTTTTAGACTCTTCAGAGGCGTAGCTGTCTATTTCCCAGCCATCGAGAATAGTTGCAACAATAACCATTGTAGCAGTGAGATGTAGAAAGTAGGAAGGTGATGAAAACCATTTTGATGAAAAGAACCAGCTCCAACTAAAGGAATTTACCACATGAATATGTAGTGATGTAAGTCCTATAGTTATAAAGGCTGATAAAATAGCTAGCTCTATTGCTAAAAACACCTCAGTAAATCTAGCAGTAGGCTTGGCTCCTAGCAATAGTGGAATCGAAGCGATAATTGCCCAAATCATCCCTACTATCGAATCCCAAATTACACTTAATTCAATAGCTCTACTTATAATACCGAGTCTAAATAATAGGTCTAAGGTGTATTCCCCCGCTGGAATTATTATTGGTGGTAAGGAAAAGAAATAAGCTAACGTAATTATCCAGAATTGAAACCCCCCATATTTTTTACCTACAAATCTAGTACCCCAATGATAAGATGCACCACAATGAGGAGCATTCTTATTTAATTGCCTAAAAATTATTGAGGCAAAAAGAAAGAATGGAAAAGACGAAATCACTCCCATTATTGCATATGGACCCATTAATGTTATCATACTTCCATAAGCCGCAGCAATACTAAACGTTGGAGCTACACTTGATGTTGACAATGGAATTAAATCTACTATGTGCAAAACTTCTTTTTCTAACCGTCCTACCTTTCCACTGAAAAATTTCCCCTTATTCACATATATCACCTTATAAATTCATTAGTGAAAAAATCCCTTAATGGGGTATGAATAGCACGTGGGATCATTCCTACTATCATCATTCTCTTAAATTTTGGACTACATATAAAACTTTATCTTTCTAAAGTTTCAGAATAGTACAATAATGTGTGTCATTTGAATGCTTAACGCCGATTTTACGAATAGTTCTGATTAAGAGAAGGACCTCAATTTTCATATACACCACAAACTAAAATAGTGCTCATATATCTTAAAAGACGTCAAGATATAATAAGTACAAGTTAAAACATCTGAAGAAACAAGAATGAATAAGATTATTTTGAATGTAGTTTGTGGGGTATCTGAAAATTAAGGTTATTCTCTTGATCAGAACTGTTCGTAGAATTAGCGATAAGTATTCAAATGGTACACACACTATTTTGAATGAAATTTAGCTTTTACTCGTGATTTCAATTAAAAAATAAATTGATTCAATTAAGCTTATCTGTTCTTGAACGTGAGTTTGATTAACTACCAAATTAATTGAGTCTCCATAAATTAAATAACTATGAGCGAGACATTACTATACATGAAAATGATTCATTAAATCTTCATTGATGAAATGATAATCTCATCTAATTCATTCTCCAAACAGTGGAGTTTTAGATTGCTTCTTAGGCTTAGGAAGTTTCGCAATTAGGGCTAAAGATGCTACAGCAAACGCTATCATGATAAGTAATGCTCTTCCTATTCCAATAAACTGTGATAGAATCCCAGTTATTAGAGGACCTATAGCACCACCACCCGTAACACCAACACCCCATACCAATGAATTGGCAAACCCCACTGAGCGCCTAGGTACTAGGTCTCCTGCTGTAGAGAGCAAAAGCGGAAATCCAGTGAACGTGAACAGTCCGAAGAAGAAAAGGAAAATTGGTGAAGGTAATTTAATAAATAATAGAAACATAATGATGGACCCAACACCACTTATTGCCAAAGTAGTTCTTCTTCCTATTCTGTCTGATAAAAGACCCATTAATGGTTGTCCTATTATGGAACCTGCATATGTAACTGTGACCATAAGGCCAAGTAAGACATTATAATGGTAACCATAATCTAATAGTAAAAATGACGGTAGAAATTGCATGACTGATCTTTGAAATGCACTCCTTAAAAATCCAATTATCGCGAGCAAGACTATAGCCACTATAGGAACTTTAATTGGATCTGGAGGGTCTTGGTCTTTTTTGCTAGCCTTATTATTTGTGGAATATAGACTCCTTTCATCCAAAGGTACTAGAAATATAACCATAGATGCGAATACTGAAATAAGGGCAATTAACCATAACGTTATGGGCATGAATCCAAGAACTGTGAATAACAGTAGGGAAATTGTGGGATATAATGTTCTTCCTAGACTACCCAAACTACCATTAATACCCATTGCAACCCCCGCATTTCCTCTAAAGACCGAATAAAGTATCTGAGATCCTAAAGGGTGATAAAACGTTGAAGATATCCCACAAACAATAACTGACATTATTATTAAGGGTATAGAAGATAGTTCTACAGAATAACCTAAAAGAAAAAGCCCAATACCCCATAATATTATCCCCATTCCAATACCTACTTTAGGTTTACTAGTAACTAATCTCACAATTATAGGTGATAGTAGAGCAGATATTCCATAATAGATAGCGGCGAAAATGCCTATCATAAAACTAGGAACACTCAAATGGGATACAAGGAAAGCGTAAAGGATAGGTAAAACTTGACCATTTCCATCATTTATAAAATGGCCTAAGGAAGTTACCACTAGACTTCTTATTTTCATATTTTACATCTCCATCTTGCTAAGTTAAAAATTTTTCCTTGATCTAAATGGTAATTTGTATTTAAATAAAAGAAAATGAATTAATCCTCTAGTTGCTTACCTCTGGTCTCAATTATGAGCGTCACTACTACTATTATACCTATTATGCCTAGTATCACATTACCTAATGCTATTATAGGCCATGCGTTTAAGGGACCTTTATACGTTACTAGGAAAATTGGATAAAGCACGCCTGCAATTGCCGACCCTATTAGGCTAGCAACTTGGAATGCGAAACCTCCACCTGAATATCTATATCTTGTTGGGAATATTTCCATGTAAAATGCCGTAAGGGCAGACGTAGTACCTAAACTTACTGAAAATACAACAACCAACACTTGCTCCAATATCATTAAGGGAAGGCTACCACTCCGTAATAGAAGCCAAGCAGGATAACTTATTGCAACGGACGTAACTAATGATAGTAATAGCATAGTCTTTCTCCCTATATAGTCACTAGCCAAACCGGATAAAATAGTAAAAATAGCGCCGATAATATAACCTACAAATTGTGCTAATAATATATCTTGAATGGGAAGTTTAAGCGCTTGAACAAATGCTATGGGTATTGGACCACCTGCCTCAGATAACGCAACGGCTATGAGTGGTGCGTTCAAAAAGCATGCAGGTAATAGGATTTTCCAATACTTTCTAAATAACTTAATTGCAGGTGATTTCTCTATTCTACCTTCTTGTTTTAGCCTAGTAAAGAGAGGTGTTTCAGAAATCATATATCTAAGCCCTATTCCTACTATTAAGACTACAGCACCAAAATAGAACCCTATTCTCCATGCAAATGCAATAAATTCCTTAATACCATAGGTATCCAATAATACTAAAAAGGCTAAGGGAGCTAAAGCGTTACCTATGGGCAATGAGCTTCCTACTATACTGTTCCATAAGCCCCTCCATTTAGTGTTAGCGGAGAACTCAGTAATTATAGTTTGTGCCCCACCATATTCACCTCCCATACCAAAACCGTAAATTAGCCTAAATAGCAATATCAAAGCTGGCGCAAGTATGCCTATTTGAGCATAGCCAGGTGTAAGCCCTATTCCTATTAATGAACCACCAGTTAATATAAGTGTGACTATTAACATAACCTTCCTTCCTAACATATCCCCATAGTTTCCAAATACGAACGCTCCAATTGGTCTTGTAAAGTAACCTGCAATATATGTGATTACTGATGCAGCTAATGCAGCCGGGCCTGCTAAATAGTTGAAGAAGATTACTGGCCAGACTATTGCTGAAACTGTAGCTGCTAGAAAGAAATCATACCAATCTACTATTGATCCAACCATTGCTGCAATGGCCACCTTAATTCTTTCCCTAGTATTTATCTCTATCTCATCCCTCCTTCCTTTACTCATTTTCTCCATACCCCATAAATTATTAAACCATTGGACCCTAATAAAGATTAATGTAAAAAGAAGTGTAAAAAAGAATTTTATAATTTCAGTTCAAATAACTGCTGTGCGTTATTTTGAAGTATTTTTTCTATTTGAGATTTTGTAAGTCCAGCTGGCTTAGCCACACTCTCTATAAATATGTTTAGATTATCTGGATAATAGTTGATATCAGCAATATGAGGATAGTCAGTTGCAAATAGGATATTGTTTTCTAAGTTTAACTTATTTACTGCTAGTCTCAGAAGATCTGGATCATCATCTGTTTCTACTGTAATATATACATTGCCTGCATTAATATATTCTGAGGCCAATTTCTTCACGTATGGATAAGGATCCATTCCTAGGACTTCTAAATAGGATTTCCTTATAGTATTTATTTTTTCTAAATTCTCATCTAACCACCAGCTCCAATATGGCAACCACCCTACACCAGTTTCCGTAAAGATAACTTTCAAGCTGGGTATTCTTTCAAAGAATCCCTCACTAATTAACCCAGTTAATGCTATCATAGCTGCTAGCGAAAATCCAAATGTTCTAACTTGAAGCCAATTGTAGAACAGATACATAAAGGGCATATCTGATACCGCGGGAATCACGTGAATAGCTACTGGCATATTTAATTCAGCAGCTTTTTTTAAGAATGGAAAGAAGTCCTCATGATAAATAGGTTTATCAGCATAAAAATTACCTTGTGATACAAAAGAAGGAATAGCAACTCCTTTGAAGACACCTAAATCCTTAACTCTCTCCAACTCTCTAATGGCTTCGTTTACGTCCTGTAAGGGAACAATGGCATTGGCATAAATTCTATTGGTTTCGCTTTTCTTAATTCTAGATGCTACGTAATTATTATAAGCTCTCGCTAACGCCGCAGCATAATGTTTATCTCTTAAATTATATACTATGAGACCTGATGTAGGATTAACTACTTGAAAATCTACTCCCATTTCATCTAAATCGGTAAGTCTGCCTTTAATGTCGTTTAGGGAGAAATTCTTAGCTTTAAGCTTAGGATTTAGTAACCCCCACTTTGGATGGTAAGTGTGATCTATTAATCCTCTGATTTGCCCTCCAGCAAACCCATATGGTCTAGTATATAACTTGCCATCAAAAACCCAATATCTAGTTTCTGACTCAACATCTTTGACTATCATTGGTAGTTTATATCCTGGTTCTAAAAATTCATTAAAATCCTCTGGTGATTCGATTAAGTGCGAATCACAATCTATTATGTTAAGATCCTTTATTTCCTCTGGCTTATTTGACATATATGACCACTAATATGCTGATATATTAGTGAATATAAAAATATTTTGCACCGCTTAATGCTAGTAATTTATTAAAATTTTTTAATAAATAAATCGAGATTTCTATAGTTTGATAATTAGGTAGAATTTTTACATCATAATATCATATTATTCTCTTAACAGAGGTATAGGAAATATTTCTCAATATCATCGTGAAATTTATGGAAATAATCTATGCTTTTCATAGTTAGTATTATAGGTATTTATTATTGATTTTAGAGAAAATTTAACACATTTACCTAGAAATTCTTGGTGTACATATTTTTCAAAAAGTATAAGAATTTTCATGTTTCCCTCAATGATTAAAATTAGACCCTAAGTTACAACACTCACAAATACCGTATAGGCTAAAAATATTCATATATTCTTTTAATATAAAAAATAAAACTTCTTTTACAAGTTACTTTCTCTTAGAAAATGTAGAGATATTTCATTAAAACTTTCCGGCTGATCCATTACACACATATGTGCTGCATTTTCCAGGATAATTAGTTTAGATTTTTCTATATTTTCATGCATATATTGAGAGTAATTACAAGGAGTGAATGTATCTTCTTTACCACATACAATGAGTGTAGGTACATTTATATCTTTAAGGATTTTAGTATCATCGCTTTTATTCATTAAAGCTTGTAAAGTCTCTATTATGGCTTCTTTTTCCATACTCATGCTCATAACTCTGACTAAATCAACCACCCATGGCTTATGTTCTACTGTGTATTTAGAAAGTCTTTTAGGCGCAAACGAATTTACAAATTCTCTTATTCCTTTTTCCTTTAAAATCTTAATTTGATTTGTTCTTCTGCTTTTTTCATTTTCCCCATCTGGATGAGCTTTCGTACCAGCCAAAATTAACCCACTTATCATATCGTTAGCAATTCTCCATATATTAAACGCCACAAATCCACCCATAGAAGAACCTACTATTACGGCTTTTTTTACATTGAGCTCTTGTAATAATTCGACTATATCTTTGGCAAAAATTTCCATACTTATCTTACCGGGTGTATATAAACTATCCCCGTGCCCTCTGAAATCTGGGGCTATAACTCTGTATCCGGCTTTTACAAAATCTGGAAATTGGTAAATCCACATTAACTTTGAATGATTAAAACTATGTAAAAATACTATGGTCTTATCCCCACCTTGACCTAAGTCATAAAATGAAATTTCAGTTCCATTTATAGTTAAATTTTTAGAGCTTAAACTCATTATTATCACCTTTACCCATGTGACCTTATTATATCTACTCTAGCATGTTTAAAAATTTTCATGAAAACATACGCTTATAGTTACTTAATATACTTGAACTTTAA
The nucleotide sequence above comes from Sulfolobus tengchongensis. Encoded proteins:
- a CDS encoding APC family permease; this encodes MNKGKFFSGKVGRLEKEVLHIVDLIPLSTSSVAPTFSIAAAYGSMITLMGPYAIMGVISSFPFFLFASIIFRQLNKNAPHCGASYHWGTRFVGKKYGGFQFWIITLAYFFSLPPIIIPAGEYTLDLLFRLGIISRAIELSVIWDSIVGMIWAIIASIPLLLGAKPTARFTEVFLAIELAILSAFITIGLTSLHIHVVNSFSWSWFFSSKWFSSPSYFLHLTATMVIVATILDGWEIDSYASEESKKPKHWPGLSGIIGLISVFVIYMIAMPIITIETPITKLSMSVDPLATWASYVIPQYTWLIDVAIITSTASSLWLTEFILTRVWYAAGREGLLPSIFAWTSEKFKSPWFAIAIATMAEIVVQLLELTSASVQSFFGLVLTTAGAFLLAEFGMDSITATIKWWKQKVTSIADWMIRIIAPITAFGMISTIIMGIIDAGPAFGYTTLQYGITILIMVLLGIIFLFKKFNVITPDWLNEE
- a CDS encoding MFS transporter, producing the protein MKIRSLVVTSLGHFINDGNGQVLPILYAFLVSHLSVPSFMIGIFAAIYYGISALLSPIIVRLVTSKPKVGIGMGIILWGIGLFLLGYSVELSSIPLIIMSVIVCGISSTFYHPLGSQILYSVFRGNAGVAMGINGSLGSLGRTLYPTISLLLFTVLGFMPITLWLIALISVFASMVIFLVPLDERSLYSTNNKASKKDQDPPDPIKVPIVAIVLLAIIGFLRSAFQRSVMQFLPSFLLLDYGYHYNVLLGLMVTVTYAGSIIGQPLMGLLSDRIGRRTTLAISGVGSIIMFLLFIKLPSPIFLFFFGLFTFTGFPLLLSTAGDLVPRRSVGFANSLVWGVGVTGGGAIGPLITGILSQFIGIGRALLIMIAFAVASLALIAKLPKPKKQSKTPLFGE
- a CDS encoding MFS transporter, encoding MSKGRRDEIEINTRERIKVAIAAMVGSIVDWYDFFLAATVSAIVWPVIFFNYLAGPAALAASVITYIAGYFTRPIGAFVFGNYGDMLGRKVMLIVTLILTGGSLIGIGLTPGYAQIGILAPALILLFRLIYGFGMGGEYGGAQTIITEFSANTKWRGLWNSIVGSSLPIGNALAPLAFLVLLDTYGIKEFIAFAWRIGFYFGAVVLIVGIGLRYMISETPLFTRLKQEGRIEKSPAIKLFRKYWKILLPACFLNAPLIAVALSEAGGPIPIAFVQALKLPIQDILLAQFVGYIIGAIFTILSGLASDYIGRKTMLLLSLVTSVAISYPAWLLLRSGSLPLMILEQVLVVVFSVSLGTTSALTAFYMEIFPTRYRYSGGGFAFQVASLIGSAIAGVLYPIFLVTYKGPLNAWPIIALGNVILGIIGIIVVVTLIIETRGKQLED
- a CDS encoding amidohydrolase family protein, producing the protein MSNKPEEIKDLNIIDCDSHLIESPEDFNEFLEPGYKLPMIVKDVESETRYWVFDGKLYTRPYGFAGGQIRGLIDHTYHPKWGLLNPKLKAKNFSLNDIKGRLTDLDEMGVDFQVVNPTSGLIVYNLRDKHYAAALARAYNNYVASRIKKSETNRIYANAIVPLQDVNEAIRELERVKDLGVFKGVAIPSFVSQGNFYADKPIYHEDFFPFLKKAAELNMPVAIHVIPAVSDMPFMYLFYNWLQVRTFGFSLAAMIALTGLISEGFFERIPSLKVIFTETGVGWLPYWSWWLDENLEKINTIRKSYLEVLGMDPYPYVKKLASEYINAGNVYITVETDDDPDLLRLAVNKLNLENNILFATDYPHIADINYYPDNLNIFIESVAKPAGLTKSQIEKILQNNAQQLFELKL
- a CDS encoding alpha/beta hydrolase, which translates into the protein MSLSSKNLTINGTEISFYDLGQGGDKTIVFLHSFNHSKLMWIYQFPDFVKAGYRVIAPDFRGHGDSLYTPGKISMEIFAKDIVELLQELNVKKAVIVGSSMGGFVAFNIWRIANDMISGLILAGTKAHPDGENEKSRRTNQIKILKEKGIREFVNSFAPKRLSKYTVEHKPWVVDLVRVMSMSMEKEAIIETLQALMNKSDDTKILKDINVPTLIVCGKEDTFTPCNYSQYMHENIEKSKLIILENAAHMCVMDQPESFNEISLHFLRESNL